A section of the Nymphaea colorata isolate Beijing-Zhang1983 unplaced genomic scaffold, ASM883128v2 scaffold0160, whole genome shotgun sequence genome encodes:
- the LOC126409399 gene encoding ribulose bisphosphate carboxylase large chain — protein sequence MSCGEELMSPKTETKASVGFKAGVKDYRLTYYTPDYETLATDILAAFRVTPQPGVPPEEAGAAVAAESSTGTWTTVWTDGLTSLDRYKGRCYHIEPVAGEENQYIAYVAYPLDLFEEGSVTNMFTSIVGNVFGFKALRALRLEDLRIPPAYSKTFQGPPHGIQVERDKLNKYGRPLLGCTIKPKLGLSAKNYGRAVYECLRGGLDFTKDDENVNSQPFMRWRDRFLFCAEAIYKAQAETGEIKGHYLNATAGTSEEMIKRAVCARELGVPIVMHDYLTGGFTANTSLAHYCRDNGLLLHIHRAMHAVIDRQRNHGIHFRVLAKALRMSGGDHIHSGTVVGKLEGERDVTLGFVDLLRDDFIEKDRSRGIYFTQDWVSMPGVLPVASGGIHVWHMPALTEIFGDDSVLQFGGGTLGHPWGNAPGAVANRVALEACVQARNEGRDLAREGNEIIREASKWSPELAAACEVWKEIKFEFEAMDVL from the coding sequence ATGAGTTGTGGGGAGGAACTTATGTCACCAAAAACAGAAACTAAAGCAAGTGTTGGATTCAAAGCTGGTGTTAAAGATTACAGATTGACTTATTACACTCCTGATTATGAAACCCTTGCTACTGATATCTTGGCAGCATTCCGAGTAACTCCTCAACCTGGAGTTCCGCCTGAGGAAGCAGGAGCTGCGGTGGCTGCCGAATCTTCCACTGGTACATGGACAACTGTGTGGACCGATGGACTTACCAGCCTTGATCGTTACAAAGGACGATGCTACCACATCGAGCCTGTTGCTGGGGAGGAAAATCAATATATTGCTTATGTAGCTTATCCTTTGGACCTTTTTGAAGAAGGTTCTGTTACTAACATGTTTACTTCCATTGTGGGTAATGTATTTGGGTTCAAAGCCCTACGAGCTCTACGTCTGGAGGATCTGAGAATTCCTCCTGCTTATTCTAAAACTTTCCAGGGCCCACCTCATGGAATCCAAGTTGAGAGAGATAAATTGAACAAGTATGGTCGTCCCCTATTGGGATGTACTATTAAACCAAAATTGGGGTTATCCGCAAAGAACTATGGGAGAGCGGTTTATGAGTGTCTCCGTGGTGGACTTGATTTTACCAAGGATGATGAAAACGTGAACTCCCAACCGTTTATGCGTTGGAGAGACCGTTTCTTATTTTGCGCCGAAGCTATTTATAAAGCGCAGGCCGAAACAGGTGAAATTAAAGGACATTACTTGAATGCTACTGCAGGTACATCCGAAGAAATGATCAAAAGGGCGGTATGTGCCCGAGAGTTGGGAGTTCCTATCGTAATGCATGACTACTTAACAGGGGGATTCACCGCAAATACTAGCTTGGCTCATTATTGCCGAGACAATGGCCTACTTCTTCACATCCACCGCGCAATGCATGCAGTTATTGATAGACAGAGGAATCATGGTATTCACTTCCGTGTACTAGCTAAAGCGTTGCGTATGTCTGGGGGGGATCATATTCACTCTGGTACCGTAGTAGGTAAACTGGAAGGGGAACGAGATGTCACTTTGGGCTTTGTTGATTTACTACGTgatgattttattgaaaaagaccGGAGTCGCGGTATTTATTTCACTCAAGATTGGGTATCTATGCCAGGTGTTCTGCCCGTGGCTTCAGGGGGTATTCACGTTTGGCATATGCCTGCCCTGACCGAGATATTTGGGGATGATTCCGTGCTACAGTTCGGTGGAGGAACTTTGGGACACCCTTGGGGGAATGCACCTGGTGCAGTAGCTAATAGGGTAGCTTTAGAAGCGTGTGTACAAGCTCGTAATGAGGGACGTGATCTTGCTCGTGAAGGTAATGAAATTATTCGTGAAGCTAGCAAATGGAGTCCTGAACTGGCTGCTGCTTGTGAGGTATGGAAagagatcaaatttgaattcgaagCAATGGATGTCTTGTAA